Sequence from the Bacillus sp. es.036 genome:
CGTTTAAATCGAAAAGGGTTTTCTTATATTGAAATTAATAAAGATCAGGACCTCTTTAACCTACTTATCTAAAACGCCTATAATGGGCGTTTTTCTTCGTCAGTGCTTTCTAGTATAAATGGGGCGCTTCTTTCTATATGATAGGAAGAGATTGTATTAAAAAGAGGTGTGCAATGAAACTAAGTATACTTGACCAATCACCCATTTTTCATGGAGAAACGGAAGGGGATGCTCTACAGTCCTCAAAAGAATTAGCTGTTCTCGCCGATCGTCTTGGCTATACCCGATACTGGGTCACAGAACATCACGATTTAGAACATGTAGCTTGTCCTGCACCTGAAGTACTCTTAAGCTATATTGGCGCGCACACAGAGGAAATCCGCCTAGGTGCTGGAGCGATTCTCCTTCCGCACTATCAACCATATAAAGTCGCTGAAGTTTTCCATACGCTTGCGACGCTATTTCCAGGTCGTATTGATCTTGGTCTAGGAAGAGCACCAGGTGGATCTGCCGAGGCAACAACGGCTCTATCCCCACGGTTCCTCGAAGAAGTTAGGAAGATGCCAGAAAAAGTGGAAGAATTACTTCGCTTTCTTAATCATGATTTTCCGAAAGACCATATGTTTCATAACGTTCAAGCAAAACCTGTTCCGAACCAAAGGCCTGAACCGTGGTTACTTGGAACAGGTAAGAAAAGCGCATTACTTGCTGCAGAAAATAACATGTCCTATGCTTTTGGTTATTTTATGAGTGACCATGATGGAATGGAACTTCTCAACACGTATCGAACCAATTTTGTTGGCGAAAGGCCTTATACGATTTTAGCGGTTTCCGTTATATGTAGTGAAACCACCGCACGAGCAGATGAACTTGCCAATTGGACACACGTTGTTAATGAAGCTCGTACAAAAGGGGAAAAAGCTCTCATATCCGTTGAAGAGGCAAAACGCGTTTCCCTTCCTACTAAATCCAATACAAAACTCATTAGCGGATCATTTGAAACGGTAAAACAGAAGCTAATGAAGCTTGAAAAAGAATATGAACCAGATGAACTTATGATTACGACGATCACGCCTAATCGTGAGGAAAGGTTGACTTCTTATCAGCTTCTAGGTGAAGCTATACAGAAAGAATAGATGATTTTTCACTAATACGAATAAATCTGTTATGATAGAGTTTGGTTTCTTTTGTTTTTATAACACACGTTACGAACTGTCAGCATTTGAACAGTACAAATAGATAAGAAAATAAAAGGACGGATCACGCTAGAAGAGGAGACCGTACATGACTCAATCACTACCTTTCGAAATTACAAAGGAAGATTCTTTTTACGAGAAGCTTGGAGACTATGTTGGCGATGTATTTTACGACATTTTACCTGAACATGGTTACGAGCTTCGCGATGAACAGATCTTCATGGCTTTTCAAATTGAACAAGCCTTTAAGAATAAGAGCGTTGTTTTTGCCGAAGCAGGCGTAGGAACAGGAAAAACGTTTGTTTATTTGCTATATGCGATTTGCTATGCACGGTATACACGAAAACCTGCCATTATTTCCTGTGCGGATGAAACGCTTATTGAGCAGCTCGTAAAAGAAGGCGGAGACATTGAGAAGCTTGAGAAAGCTCTTGGGTTAACCGTAGATGTTCGCCTCGCTAAAGCAAGAGAACAGTATGTTTGTGTAAAAAAACTAGATTACCTTTCACATCGAACAGATGATGAAGATATTCTGAGCGTTCACGATGAAATTCCAGAGTTTGTCTATGAACCTGCTGCGTCGATGAAATCATTCCATCGATATGGCGATCGCAAAGAATACCCTTGGGTACCAAATGATAAGTGGGAAAAAATCGCCTGGGATCCGTTACAACAGTGTTCAACTTGTGATTGGCGCCATCGATGTGGACAAACATTAAATCGTGAATACTATCGACATGCAAGTGATTTAATCATTTGTTCTCATGATTTTTATATGGAACATATTTGGACGAAAGAATCACGCAAACGTGAAGGACAACTTCCATTGCTTCCTGAAGCAAGTACAGTTGTTTTTGATGAGGGACACCTCCTTGAATTCTCAGCACAAAAAGGATTAACTTATCGCTTTCACTCTGAGACCCTCTCAAGTATCCTGACAGGATACATGGACCAGGATGTACGGGAAGAATCCCTCACACTTGTCGAAGAGATTCTTGAGCTTCATGATAACTGGTTTGCTCATCTCAGTGACTCAGCAATAGCCGTAGAAGGTTCAGTTCGTAAGGATGTACCTCGTACAGAAACAATGATTGAAATCGCAAAAGCCATTGCTGAAAAGGTTGATGCATTATTGGAACAGCTTGTTTTTGATTCTGAGCTTCATGTGATGGAAGATTATCACGTCAAGATCATGGAAGAATATCTCGAATTTTTCGCTTATGGATTAAGAACGTTACTTCACGATGGAGAAGGGATTCACTGGCTTGAGGAAACAGAGACACAAACGTCGCTTGTGATTATGCCAAGACTTGTAGAAGACATTTTAAGAAAAGAAGTATTTTCGCAAAAAATTCCTTTTGTCTTTTCATCTGCAACGTTATCTCAGGCAGGGGATTTCTCTTATACAGCAAGTAGTCTTGGTATTCAAAAATACGCCTCATTTTCTGTGAATTCTCCATTTGATTATGAGACACAAATGAAAATGAACGGAACGGTTTCTCAATCTGAGAAAGAGAAATGGGAAGAAATGGGCCATGCACTCAACCATAACAAAGGCCATTCTTTATTGCTATTTTCATCACTTGAAGAAATGAACCGATTCCGCAACTGGGCCGATCAAGAAAGCTGGAATTTCACAATCATCTATGAAGGCGATCGTGAAATCAGTGAAACAGTAAAAGCTTTTCAGCGAGAACATTCCACCGTTCTATGCTCGTATCATCTGTGGGAAGGACTTGATGTACCAGGTGAATCGCTTACGCAGGTGCTTATTTCATCCTTGCCATTTCCACCAAACGACCCGGTATTTCAGGCGAAGCGAAGTCACTCAGAAAATCCAGTAAACGAAGTGGATCTTCCTTATATGTTGCTACGTTTACGACAGGGAATTGGTCGATTAATTCGAAGCAGTGCGGATCGTGGGTCTGTACGGATTTGGATGACAGAAGAACAAATCACCACATACGAAAAGCAAGTCCAAGAAGTGTTGCCATTACCAATTAACTGGAATTAAATCAAAAGCTCTTTCTCCAATGAGAAAGAGCTTTTTTCAATAGGAGTTGGTATGATAGGTAGAGGAGGGATAGAATGAAAACAAATTGGGAAAGACACCAAGCGATCATTCATCTTCCAGATGAAGCCATTACATCAATAGTAAAAAGCTATCATCCGAATGCGAGCATTACATCAACGAGTTACCTTTCTGAGGGCTTAAGTCACACAAATTTGAAAGTCGACATTGCAAATGAAAAGCCTGTAGTTATTCGAATAGCTAGAGATTCTGAGAGTTTATTACGTGAAAAAGAAATCCATCACATTCTTCCTACACGTGTACAAAGACCCGATTTTCTGCACTCGACTAAATGGAATGGGTATAATATTGGACTTTTAGAATGGAAGAAAGGTGTGTTACTACGAGATCAGCTGACGAATTCTTCAGCGCGCGAGATCGGAGAAATGGGGAAATCAATAGGTGAGCAGCTTGGCTGTATTCGGGAAAAGCGTTTTACTACATATGGATTTCTAGACCCGAACCTTATCGTCAGGGAAGAATTTCGGTTAACTCCTCAGTCATTCATCACGACAATCGAATCGTTTTTCAACCATCATGCTTCTAAATGGTTACCGGAACATTTGCCTGAGAAAATTATCGAATTTGCAAAGGGAAATGCGCCCTTACTGCAAAAAGATCAGAGTGGAGCCGGACTTGTTCATGGTGATTTTAATGGATTGAACATCTTAATGACAGGAACGGAAGTGAATGCCATTCTGGATTGGGAATTTGCATTATCAGGGAGTATTTATTTTGACATAGGGAACTTGCTTCGGTACGAATTCAATCACATCGACTCATTTGAACAAGGTTTATTTGAGGGGTTAAAGAATAAAGGGATTTCCCTACCGGAGCAATGGAAAAAGCTCGCGAAGCTTGCTGATCTTGTAGCGCTATGTAGCTTGCTTGACAGAGTTATGTGTGGAGAAAATAGAGTGAAAGATATTACGCGCCTTATCAATCAAACGATTCACTCAGAATAGTTAAAGAGAGAGGGAAAAGACATGAGAATAGGTTTTATTCGCCACGGGAGTACATCATGGAATAAAGAAAAGCGGGCTCAAGGCAGCTCGGATATTCACCTTGATGAACAAGGTCGCCGTGATGCAGCTAAGCTAGGTGAGTCACTCTTAAATGATGAGTGGGATATGATCGTTTCAAGTGATCTATCACGTGCAAAAGAAACAGCTGAAATTATCGGGCGGTTTCTTCATATTGATGTTAAAACGGATCCAAGGTTGCGGGAAGCTGGCGGAGGACAAATTGAAGGCACAACGGAGCTAGAGCGAATAGAGAAATGGGGAGAGAAATGGCGTGAGTTAGATCTCGGTATCGAAAAAGAAGAACTCGTTGTGGCAAGAGCGCATGAAGCATTAAATGACTTACACCACCAACATCCAGGTCAAAACATTCTTATCGTAAGCCATGGATCGTTTCTTCGACATTTCTTTAAAAGCACACTACCTGAACTAAATCATGAAAAGCATATTGTGAACACATCTTTAACGGTTTTAAGAAGAAAAGGAGACGAGTGGTTAAATGAACTTTATCACTCAACAAGTCACCTTGAATAACAAGTAAAGTTGTCTATAGCTCCATTATGCATCTTTAAAAGGATATTCGATTAGCATCAAGAAGTCTTTCAGTGTGTGTAACTTACTTAATGGAGGGAATGAACGATGAAGCTTCCTAACCGTATAGCAGAAGATTTATCTCTTATCGATCTGTACGACCTGTCTCTCGAACAGCGGACAGGTTGTTATGTCCTGCATGAAGAAGAACTAACCGTTATTGAAACAAGTGCAAGTCCTTCGATTTCACACTTAATTAGCGGGTTAGAAAAATTACATATCGACCTGAATGAAGTGCGTCATATCATTGTGACGCACATTCATCTTGATCACGCCGGCGGAGCAGGCCTGCTGCTAAAGAAATGTCCCAATGCGCGTATTCTTGTTCATTCAAAAGGAGCACGACATTTAGAAAACCCAACTCGTTTAATTGAGGGAGCTAAAGCAGTTTATGGCAAACGATTTAAAGAGTTATTTGAACCGATTCTGCCAATACCAGAAGAACGCTTAGTGATTTTAAAAGATTACGATAAAATTAAGATTGGTCAGAATCGGGTATTAACATTTATCGATACACCTGGACATGCAAAACACCATTTTTCCATACATGATTCCAAAACGAACGGCATGTTTGTTGGGGACACACTAGGGGTTTATTATCCACAACTCGATGTCGAAGTATATTTACCCTCAACCTCACCAAACCAATTTGATCCAGATGATATGCTAGCATCTGCTGATAAAATCATGTCTTTTCATCCTAGTCTTATTTACTTTGGGCACTATGGTCAGTCTAACAACCCGGATGAAGTCATTCGGCAACTAACAACATGGTTATCTGTGTTTTTGAGAATAACTGAAGAAGTAACAAGTCAAGAACAGAAGAATGATGAGCGATCAGAACACCTTTTCAAAGCGCTTCTAAGTTATGTTCAAGCCGCTTTATTCAAACAAGGCGTGCCTCTTGATCATCCCGTTTATCAATACATCAAGATGGACTTACACGTGTCGGCACTTGGCCTATTGGATTACGTTGATCGAAAAAAAAGTAAGAACCACTTAGGGGGATCTTAAGTGGTTTTCTTATGGATACTAAGCAAAACCGTTTATGATATAGTGAATAAGTCTACAGACCAACGTGTGGAGAGGTGCTATGCTAAAATCCAAATCAACGATTCAATCATTTCGTTATATTTTTATCACATACGTAGGAACCATCGTCTTATTTGCCATTCTTTATTTGCTGCCTTTTTCGCATTACGGGTCACTACAAGCGGTTGATTCGCTTTTTATCTCAACAAGTGCTCTTAGCGTAACGGGTTTATCTTCAGTAAATATTTCGACAGACTTCACTCGAATTGGACAGGCATTATTGATTATTGAAATGCAGCTAGGCGGCATTGGCATACTGGTTCTAGTCAGCTATCTTTTTCTTATGATGGGAAAGAAGCTAACGATGTCCAGCATGCTTTTAATTTCTAAAGACCAAAATCAATCGCAGCTAAAAACCATTCGTTCGTTAAGTTTGTCGGTATTAATGATTGCGTTAACAGTGGAAGCCATTGGATTTAGTCTCATGTTCAATGCAATTAGTGAACAATATAACTCCGTAAAAGAAGCGGTCTTTGTTACCGTTTTTCACAGTGTTGCAAGCTTTACGAATGCAGGATTCGATTTGTTTGGAGATAGCTTAATTTCTTATCAGCATAATTGGCTATTGCTTTTAACGTCCGCTACAATGATTTTCCTTGGTAGCCTTGGATTTCCCACCATCGTCGAATACATATTAGGCTTTCGTAAAAAGAAAAGTTTATTTACAAAAGTAAATATTAGACTACATAGTTCACTTTTTCTCATTGGACTTATGGTGTATTTCTTTTTAGAGTACAACGGCGTATTTAATCATTTATCTTTATGGGATAAGTTCGTAAATGTGGTTTTCCTTTCAGCCACCTCCCGAAACGGGGGGTTAACGACTGTCGACATTTCAACGCTTGATATCACGACTGTCCTTATTTTAATGAGTTTGATGTTTATAGGTGGATCTTCTTCTAGTACAGGAGGAGGACTGCGCTTAACTACTTTTGCAGTACTTCTCGCAAAGATGGTATCTGTCGCAAAGTCGGAAGAATACACTACTTTATTTAAAAAAACCATTTCTCAGGATTCCATTAATAAATCCTTTCTTATCTTTTTAAGCTTCATCTTTTTATTTGGGTTTTCGACCATTGTACTTTCCTATTTTGAATCTCAAGAAATCCTTTTGGTGGCTTTTGAAGTCATTTCGGCGTTAACGAATACCGGATTATCAATGGGCATCACTGGAGAACTTACAGGGGTATCAAAGCTATTATTATGCATGCTTATGATTATTGGGCGTATTGGCGTATTTAGCTTCATTTACGCTGTATTTAAAATCGATAAATCTAGAACACGTTACATCAAAGAAGATCTGGCTGTTGGATAGAAGGAGTGAGGAACGATGCGTAAACAATTTTTAGTAATCGGTGCAGGAAGGTTTGCAAAAGGCATCATCCGTGAGCTATATGAGCAAAAATGTGATGTTGTCGTGTGTGATAAAGATGAAGGACCATTAGAAGATATTGACGATTATACGACCCACTCCATTGTCGGAGATTTACGTGAAAACCGCGTGATGGATGATCTTAATGTTGAGCAATATGACGCCGTATTTGTCGCGATCGGTACGGACGCGTATTCAGCGATTTTAATTACGAACAGACTTCGTGATCGGAAGGCAAAAAAAATTATTACAAAAGCAGTTAGTCGCGAAATAGGTGAAATTTTATCTAACTTAGGAGCAGATCAGGTCATTTATCCTGAAGAAGAAGCAGGGATGAAAGTAGCGAAACAAATTATGATGCCAAATGTGCTCGAGTATATCGAAATTACAAAAAACGTATCGGCTATTGAAGTTGAGGTTCCGGAAGAACTAGTTGGAAAAACGCTTTTCGAACTCGATTTTTCTAGAAAATATGAATTGAACGTCTCCCTTATCTTGCGGAAGGAAGCACCTATTTTGAGTCGCTATGCAGAAGTCGCGTTCCAAAAAGGGGATGTTATCTTAATGGTTGGAGAAAATAAGAAAATCGAGCGCTTTAAACACAAATTTTCAATCTGAATAAGTAACTCAATAGGAAATGAAAATCCGCATAGTTTTGCGGATTTTTTTATGAAAATACAAAAAAATAAAAAAACATTTGAATGCGTTTACATTGTTGTCCTTTCAGTACAAATCGCTTACTTTTGCATAGAGATCAGGTGTCATAAAAGATGACAAGAATAAAATTTCTTGTTTATAATAAGTTTATTGAAATATTTTTAATATTTGGTATTAAGTTTTTATTAGAAAGGTTGATCGGACATGACAATTGATACGGCACATTCAACGCAACAAAGTCACCACGTTGCCCTAAGGCGTGACATTAACATGCTAGGAAGCCTTCTCGGTGACGTTTTAGTGCAGCATGGCGGCAAAGAACTTCTTGATATGGTTGAATCGATTCGTGAGAAGACGAAATCCCTCAGAACAGCTGCAGATCTCGAAACTTCTCAGCAGCTGAAGGAAACCATTCAGACGCTTCAACCACCTATGAGGAAACAAGTCATTCGTGCATTTGCTCTATATTTTCACCTTGTAAATATCGCAGAACAAAATCATCGTATTCGAAGACGCAGAGACTATCAAATGTTGGAAGAAGAACAGTCTCAGCCTGGATCCATTGCGCACGCAATCTCTTTACTTAAGAAGAACAATGTACCGGGTGAGCTGATTGAAGATACGTTATCTTCTCTATCACTCGAACTGATTTTAACTGCGCATCCAACTGAAGCAACAAGACGCTCAGTCCTTGAAATTCATAAACGTATTGCGAAATCATTACAACAATTGGATAATCCGCTGTTAACAAAGCGAGAACAAAAAGCATTAAAAGCGGATCTACTTAACGAGATTACAATCCTTTGGCAAACTGATGAATTACGACATAAAAAACCTTCCGTTATGGATGAAGTGAACATGGGGCTGTTTTATTTTGAAGAAACCTTATTTGAAGTGTTACCTCAAATCCATCAGGAATTAGAAGAGTGTCTACAAGAACATTATCCTGATGCTAAATGGGAAGTACCGAATATATTAAAATTTGGCTCCTGGATCGGCGGAGATCGAGATGGAAATCCATTTGTAACGCCAGAGGTTACCTGGAGTACACTAAAACGTCAGCGAGAAGTGGTCATTTCAAAATATAAAGAATCAGTGAAAAATTTAATGAGACAGCTAAGCCAATCCACAAACCGCATTTCTATATGTAGTGAGTTGATGGAATCCATTGAGGAAGATAAACGTCAACTTCCAAACGCAAAAGAGTGGGGCGTTCCACACGAGGCTTATCGTGTTAAATTGGCATATGTATTAGAAAAGCTCACTCAAGTGAACGGTGAGAACGGATACAAAAATACGGAACAATTTATCGCAGATTTAAAACTTATTAGCA
This genomic interval carries:
- a CDS encoding MBL fold metallo-hydrolase, which translates into the protein MKLPNRIAEDLSLIDLYDLSLEQRTGCYVLHEEELTVIETSASPSISHLISGLEKLHIDLNEVRHIIVTHIHLDHAGGAGLLLKKCPNARILVHSKGARHLENPTRLIEGAKAVYGKRFKELFEPILPIPEERLVILKDYDKIKIGQNRVLTFIDTPGHAKHHFSIHDSKTNGMFVGDTLGVYYPQLDVEVYLPSTSPNQFDPDDMLASADKIMSFHPSLIYFGHYGQSNNPDEVIRQLTTWLSVFLRITEEVTSQEQKNDERSEHLFKALLSYVQAALFKQGVPLDHPVYQYIKMDLHVSALGLLDYVDRKKSKNHLGGS
- a CDS encoding LLM class flavin-dependent oxidoreductase, which gives rise to MKLSILDQSPIFHGETEGDALQSSKELAVLADRLGYTRYWVTEHHDLEHVACPAPEVLLSYIGAHTEEIRLGAGAILLPHYQPYKVAEVFHTLATLFPGRIDLGLGRAPGGSAEATTALSPRFLEEVRKMPEKVEELLRFLNHDFPKDHMFHNVQAKPVPNQRPEPWLLGTGKKSALLAAENNMSYAFGYFMSDHDGMELLNTYRTNFVGERPYTILAVSVICSETTARADELANWTHVVNEARTKGEKALISVEEAKRVSLPTKSNTKLISGSFETVKQKLMKLEKEYEPDELMITTITPNREERLTSYQLLGEAIQKE
- a CDS encoding TrkH family potassium uptake protein, giving the protein MLKSKSTIQSFRYIFITYVGTIVLFAILYLLPFSHYGSLQAVDSLFISTSALSVTGLSSVNISTDFTRIGQALLIIEMQLGGIGILVLVSYLFLMMGKKLTMSSMLLISKDQNQSQLKTIRSLSLSVLMIALTVEAIGFSLMFNAISEQYNSVKEAVFVTVFHSVASFTNAGFDLFGDSLISYQHNWLLLLTSATMIFLGSLGFPTIVEYILGFRKKKSLFTKVNIRLHSSLFLIGLMVYFFLEYNGVFNHLSLWDKFVNVVFLSATSRNGGLTTVDISTLDITTVLILMSLMFIGGSSSSTGGGLRLTTFAVLLAKMVSVAKSEEYTTLFKKTISQDSINKSFLIFLSFIFLFGFSTIVLSYFESQEILLVAFEVISALTNTGLSMGITGELTGVSKLLLCMLMIIGRIGVFSFIYAVFKIDKSRTRYIKEDLAVG
- a CDS encoding histidine phosphatase family protein gives rise to the protein MRIGFIRHGSTSWNKEKRAQGSSDIHLDEQGRRDAAKLGESLLNDEWDMIVSSDLSRAKETAEIIGRFLHIDVKTDPRLREAGGGQIEGTTELERIEKWGEKWRELDLGIEKEELVVARAHEALNDLHHQHPGQNILIVSHGSFLRHFFKSTLPELNHEKHIVNTSLTVLRRKGDEWLNELYHSTSHLE
- a CDS encoding potassium channel family protein, encoding MRKQFLVIGAGRFAKGIIRELYEQKCDVVVCDKDEGPLEDIDDYTTHSIVGDLRENRVMDDLNVEQYDAVFVAIGTDAYSAILITNRLRDRKAKKIITKAVSREIGEILSNLGADQVIYPEEEAGMKVAKQIMMPNVLEYIEITKNVSAIEVEVPEELVGKTLFELDFSRKYELNVSLILRKEAPILSRYAEVAFQKGDVILMVGENKKIERFKHKFSI
- a CDS encoding aminoglycoside phosphotransferase family protein; this encodes MKTNWERHQAIIHLPDEAITSIVKSYHPNASITSTSYLSEGLSHTNLKVDIANEKPVVIRIARDSESLLREKEIHHILPTRVQRPDFLHSTKWNGYNIGLLEWKKGVLLRDQLTNSSAREIGEMGKSIGEQLGCIREKRFTTYGFLDPNLIVREEFRLTPQSFITTIESFFNHHASKWLPEHLPEKIIEFAKGNAPLLQKDQSGAGLVHGDFNGLNILMTGTEVNAILDWEFALSGSIYFDIGNLLRYEFNHIDSFEQGLFEGLKNKGISLPEQWKKLAKLADLVALCSLLDRVMCGENRVKDITRLINQTIHSE
- a CDS encoding ATP-dependent DNA helicase; this encodes MTQSLPFEITKEDSFYEKLGDYVGDVFYDILPEHGYELRDEQIFMAFQIEQAFKNKSVVFAEAGVGTGKTFVYLLYAICYARYTRKPAIISCADETLIEQLVKEGGDIEKLEKALGLTVDVRLAKAREQYVCVKKLDYLSHRTDDEDILSVHDEIPEFVYEPAASMKSFHRYGDRKEYPWVPNDKWEKIAWDPLQQCSTCDWRHRCGQTLNREYYRHASDLIICSHDFYMEHIWTKESRKREGQLPLLPEASTVVFDEGHLLEFSAQKGLTYRFHSETLSSILTGYMDQDVREESLTLVEEILELHDNWFAHLSDSAIAVEGSVRKDVPRTETMIEIAKAIAEKVDALLEQLVFDSELHVMEDYHVKIMEEYLEFFAYGLRTLLHDGEGIHWLEETETQTSLVIMPRLVEDILRKEVFSQKIPFVFSSATLSQAGDFSYTASSLGIQKYASFSVNSPFDYETQMKMNGTVSQSEKEKWEEMGHALNHNKGHSLLLFSSLEEMNRFRNWADQESWNFTIIYEGDREISETVKAFQREHSTVLCSYHLWEGLDVPGESLTQVLISSLPFPPNDPVFQAKRSHSENPVNEVDLPYMLLRLRQGIGRLIRSSADRGSVRIWMTEEQITTYEKQVQEVLPLPINWN